The genomic window gaataaaaattattttctagaatgcTCTCATGTCGAGACCTCCGAAACATCTCGTTTAATCGTTAAATCGATTATTTAGGGTAATGAATATAATTCAGCTTAATTATCCAACATAGCAGAGTTGCGTTGTCCGATAGCttggaaatttcaattttactttgCAATTTTTGCTTTCTGTCACATTGTAAactaactataaaaattttgaattaatcttCCAAAAAAGGGCCAAAAACCAACTCCACCCAGATCTAGTAAACCTGGCCCAATAGGTTGGTTTTTGTTAATAGGCGTTGAATTAGCGCCAGCAAGTGGATAAGTTTTTGGTAACCCGTTTACTAATCTGACGCATATTGTCAGATATAAGTTAAAAAGCGACGAGTCAACCCGTGCGTGGAGataatcatggaatttgataaaggaataatgaagattattgattatttgataaagtaataatgaataatatcgcatttaagatgaagaagTAACTGTCatattttcattactttttaggaatatcaatttgaaatgttgcatattcatacatttttaagacacatttttaagatacttaaccttATTCGAAACTTTAAACTCAGACTACtgcaaattgacaaatagggccgattcttaatattttatctagCGCCAAAGATGgttacagatatcgaaaaaaattaatagaaaaaataccttagaatatttttttataaacatgtaccgatttttatcacaaaattcgctgttaaaatatttgaatacataacacttctaaattatcaatttgtccaatttttacattccatagcacactagtgtTATATATACAAATCTTGCAATAAACTTGTAGTGATTGAGAGTGTAGaccaaaatgtaaattttgttaagaaaattgatataggggaaagtggtctataatgatccctcagagtaaaatgatcccttgttgttttaagtaaaccattagtatatttatcgatagatggtaTCCGcgcgatcaaattaatcgttcaacaaagacttatggtgatgtataagctaatttgtgtttcgtagcaaaaatattaatcttaCTGCTTATGATTTgtggtaagacaaatttcaaagtaaaatttctttctttgtattagtttttgccGGCTGGCTATCTTTACTCTTGgcttttgtttacttttaataatattataacacattttcataggggtataataaatttaaacgtcagtttttatgacgaaattcaaatatttcgttacgggtaaaatgatcctctTTATCTAGGGTAAAATGATcactattttgtgtgtaaaattataatagataaaataatcccccatcatgtaacgggtcttgaatgtgttgatttagatgaattttccagtgatttttgttatcatactaatcgttgatcgtaaaagaacagttaatattttatgtgaactgttcgataaaaaatgcaatgggatcattttacccattATCGATACAAGGTCGATCAAAACGATCTCTTTTGAGAAATATAGAATAGTTCTaaaatttgaacagatcaaaagaaatttacattccaatgttgtatataaaaaacattttttcttaacgGGATCATTTAAGACCACCTTTCcttatgggtataaaaaaatattctaagcaactttttctaatagtttttttcgatatctctaaccatctctgacgctagacatAAAATTAAGAATCGgccttatttgtcaatttttagtaCGTAAGCTGAATTTAAAGTTATAggtgtgcaaaatttcaaatcgatattcctttaaataacgaaaacatgagggtgtcttcatcttaaatggaacactctgtataagaTAATTCGTATGTAATTAAAGGTAGTGTCCACTTGAACTGAGAGCTCATGAGCAGCAACCCttcacaaaacatttttttaaatgtttttcctttttttaaattgaatgtgGGTACAAGCAGAGACCTACCGAGCGCACAGTATAGAAATTGCGTACTATAATTTAGCCTATGACATAATTCCATCGTTTCTTTAGATTTAGTATAAAAAGGTAACTTCAAAGTGAAGGTTGCTTTTTATACGTATTACATACAATAcaagtatatttaatattaatattataattacagcatatatacaattaaatgcaggttttatttttattttttattcatttatttattatcaatttaagtCATTGAACTTGATATTCAATTGAATAATATCTagttaaaacaagtgaatttACCTAATTAATTACCATTTAATGtacctataaaaataatgtattttagctatataattagaaattattatatttttattattagcttataaaattatttttagatataataaTGGCAATTGTTCTTGAATTATGTTGCATACGgtgttttcttttgaatttcctTTTAATTAAGATCTCCGATCAACACCagcgaacaaaatattttctaaatgttttatttaagaaaataatgtttatgtaGGTATGGAAACTGTTGTGGAATTACATATCACCTTAACATCCCGTTATCGTTGCACTAGACGATAATTATTAGACAAATTTTTGCAAGTCAAAGCAAGAGAAGTAATCTAGAAACATCATAATAACTATTACTATTTCATATGAAAAAGTCTTTAAGTAACGATAATATCATTGTTAAATAGTTACTGAATACTAGAGCAATAACAAATCGTATATAACGAATAATGAGTAACGGGTTCACCGTCTAGTAACGAGTACTGAAACGTTACTCGCGAATTTATCTCGttactcaaatttttatactatgtatatgtatattaattttagtcccaagtttttatactatgtatatgaaatatacatagtatattaattttagtcccaagtttgtaacgcttaaaaatactatgaacaaaattttggtgtaagtGTTCATAggatcaccttattagtccatttccggttgtctgtctgtctgtctgtcgtctgtctgtccgtctgtcatcacgattactcaaaaatgaaaagagatatcaagctgaaatttttacagtgtactcaggacgtaaaaagtgaaatcaagttcgcaaatgagcaacataggtcaattggatcttgggtcccatcttgtgaaccgtttgaacaaaagtttgactgtaaaaaatgtttcttataaaaaaataaacaacttttgtataaacattttttcgaaaatatcactgtttaccctgaGAGCTCATATTATGCGCAAAatgtatagtttgtattatatgggaatatcagttatatgtgtgtgacatgtatatgtgtaatgtgatagagtcatcaacactatctatacatggtatttcaacaattaactcagtcaattgtttgttttcacttctttatttataatatatacacttCGACTTTACAGTTAAACTATAACtgacataaaatcttaccaATAAAAGTTATATTAGGTAACATGCATCTAAAGTAACGAGTAACGTAACAATACGATTGTAATGGGTTCTGATTATTTTAGTAACTAATACATACGGGTGCTCTATTTCTCGTTACTTTTACAGCACTTCAGAATACTGATTGATTCCCTCTGATTGATTTCCAATTCACCAAATGTTCTCCAAGCAGAATAGGAAAGGGGAATTGTGTTAAACTaggttaactttttttatatctgaTGATTTACCGGTGAGTTATTTGGTTAATtagagagtttttttttttaagtgaacctTTTTAATACCTTACAagtgattattgaaattatttattcaattcacttttgaataattaaactagaataaagaatacaaaatttgatttaatatttatgtatcaaGCGTCAGTGTTCTAGATGTGCTAAATGGCATTAAAACCCTATTTGGTTTATTGTCCAGAAATTTACGAGcagtttattgataaattaagtaaaatgtttattttactgGTACTCAGTGGTATTACCACTTAAACTTAatccaataatttaatattttaatatcatttatgctaattattgaaatttttgtgataaagaaaaatattctgaTAACACTGTGTTACCAAAAGTAATTTTCTATCGTCTGTTTTGTGGGCTTGATATTTGAAAGTTGGCAACATTAGTTATTGACGATACAGACTGCGTAGATGTAGTGTAATTTTCTACCGCAGTGTCTTTTCCAAAGTCTACCTCTCAGTGCTTTTCTTGAAAACTTGTTTACATATATCATATTATAGAATTCAGCTGAATTGGACAGACATCatcgtttataaataaaataaaacttttctcgaaaaatacgaaggctttttttcatttgatataaTTACATGAATGTTACGCGAGATATATTCCTACAAAGTTTCACGCACTTTATTGAGAGGAACATCGTTGAGCATATCCTTACAAATCGAATAAAAGTCACATTTTTCAGTAAGTTCAAatcgttaaaattataaaattaggaaatcatagcaattttattttttccattatggaaacggaaccctaaaatacACATTTGTACACAATTTCATGCAAATTTCTTTTGTTCACAGGTatacaaaatcaaattcatttcGTTGTAAAATACCTACGAAAACAAGTTGAATTCCATAAGGGCAAATTGTTTTATGTAGTTATCTTAGTTCTCatagtattataaatatcacgatCCGTTAAAACCTGTTTAAAAACACCAACAATAATCAATCGCATGTATGTATAATCGTGCCAACAACAATATATTGCTCTTGGATATTGTTCAAACATAGGCAGTATTCAATACAAATCCGTTAAAATATTGCATCACTCTTTAAGAAATCACCAAAAGGTAAAGTCATCTGTAAATAtgactaatattattataagtaacttttttaatttatttttgagtgTAATATCTATTGCATAAAAACCAAGTGAAATACAATTGATCGACATCAATTATTCTCCaaacttcaaaatcaatttcaatttgtgATGTTGAAACTTACATCGATAGTTGAATCGGGTAAAAGTACACAATAAATATTcctattaacaaaaataaatataaaactataaaggaaaattaattttttcttgaagAATCCTTAAGATTTACCAGATAACGTTTCGACTCAAAAAGAGTCAGCGACCCTAAATACTTTCTCACATGATCGTTTAATcaacataaaattgtgtaattgCTTATGTTTTTAAGAAGTTACATTAAAGGCattcttgaatttttaattaattttctagatATGGGTCAAAATAACAAAGTTTGGAATAGGATGATGCATTTTGAAGATTGTTACAATtctcaagttgaaaaatgttttaatttctaaaGTAAAATGTCTATTGTGAACAACACGTGACTTCCTTgtagaagaaaaaaactaagtgatTATTAAATTGGCAATATCTCAGTAAATTAACTTGGAGTTAAagtacaacaaatttttataaaaaatactttataagggacaaacttttattgtactaaaaagtagaaaatcattttttctatgAATCACTCATACACATtcatacaaaacataaaaaatgaatcgaagcgcctcaaatttttacaaatagtcgtgaATAAAtcactcatagaaaaaattattttctattttttagtatattaaaagcttgtcccttccctataaagtatttttattattaaatttttagtttaaaactaaaaaaaaagtatatatataccaAATTTGATGGATTTTGGGAAAATCAggtaatgtataaaaattctttgaCGTTCGATTTACAAACGCATGCAAaatcagctcaatcggttgaagatatctgctttATAATTAGATTCCACCCAAAAAagcacatatacatatataatgtgCTTACCCTtcttgttaaataaaagcttgtaaaaataaagaatagtagtgaaaattgtagccaattattttttatctaatatttacCCCGAAACTTCGAATGTTACCATACGCTATCGTCAGATGCTACCAAATATTCTTGTAGTTCGTTCTGAATTTGTTCCAAAAGGTTACTATGGTGGTCcttaatccaaaatttcaacttttttttatgaaatttttttaatacgagGATTGTATGTACATACCCTACATACGGAGGTACGTCAAGTTAATTCTCTATCAAATTTGACTAAAGGTTGTAtcccaaaatatattttattctaattttatagAGTGGTGATATCACTGAtactttttatcaaaacttGACAATACTTAAAATGCATACAGGAATgctaaaaatcaatattttccgtttcaatttcaaaatacagTACCCAAAAAcctttcaagaatttttattgtgaataaGGGTTTGGAAATTGATTATTTCAATGAACTTCATGTATTATAAACTTAGAAatcatattattgaaaaatacaacaaattaaTTACAGTTTGTCGACAAAAATTACAAGTAATTAATTAGTACAAAACTACAAGTAAGTAAACTTGTTTCCTTCTTAAAAGAAATCCATCTAATCATTCATAATAAATACGTaaagtttgaataaatatttaataaatttattaatttttaagaatattaaaaaatgaaaacagttATAAAACTAACTATATGATTTATGACCATTTggcttttaatttctttattattttaattttgtttaaaatttacagCAATATTTTCTGCTTAAACAAACTGTAGGTATTTGACTTTTTTAACTGTAATACCAAactaaaataccaaaaaaaaattttcttagcaATAGTCCTTCCAAAATTAgtcatattaaacaaaaatttcagatGTTGAAGTGAGAAAAAAGCGGGTTTTctggttaaaaaataatataaaaatggcaataaaaaataatttataatttctttgaaaGATTTTGGACATTTGGGGACTGGTTTTAGCTATTTTCTCTAAGATACACACAGACTTAAGTCGAtaggtgaaatattttttttagaatcgtGAGAATCGTTTTGTAAAACCAcatttcgagaaaaacgcattcaaagtttcatttatgttttacagttaaaattttttaaattattcaatcaatCTCAATATAGGTACTTagttaattatcattttattcagCAATTCCTTGGCCATATAATAAAGCCAAATAATTCCATGTAAGCTTCTTCCTGTTCCAAAAGTGGCAATTTCTTAGCTTTCAGTTTTTTAGAAGTGATTGTTGATACCGGCGTTAGCTTATATAACAAGCTAAaacttagaattttttttacttttagtcagatattatttacaatttcaaaaataattcgaattttgctttaaaaattttggagagtattcttaacacattaattaataaaacacgtggaaaaaaatttttaagctttcataatatagaaaatttgtaaTAGAATGTCACAAACAATACGTTTATGACATACATACACTTGAGGTTACTTGGCAATCAATGAAAAAACGGAtcctacaaaatataatcttttcGGGTTTCtcaaaatcatattaatttagGAACTTTCggctttttaattgaaaatggtaCCAATTTTCTCGGAATTACCAAAAGCCTTCAACGAATATTGGATagttaataacttatttatgttatttattataattgctaAACTATTGAATTTGTTTTACGTGGGTATTTTCATACTcctaaatattatagtttaataattaattaattaactaatcaatcaaaaatttaatttaattatagtttcatagtttaattttttttttataattatgaactttttaaaataggaacaaaaataagataatttaatgaaaaacctaaaataatgtttctttattcataattaataaatgaaatagaaatttatagACTCAACTTGCTGGTAAAAGATTTGAGTTAATCAATGGAAATCTTTACCAAAAAAAGCATCTTATACGGTAGTAAATAACTGTGTTTGAGACATAATCTTCTGGCGAGTCATAAATCttgagaatattttgataacaaaggATTGATGTACTTTCACATGCTTTCTTGGCTAACGAGCTTTTGCTTACTTATAAGGCctaagtgaaataaaaattataaatccattccataaataataattcgttTAATTAACCATTAAATTTGATAAGAGataatctaattaaaattttaataaaatataaataaatttaacaaaaatttaaataaaattatacaaaacctataaaaatattatccataaatttgcataacaaaaagtgaaaatgatgatcatattAAGAAGATATTACAATTCTGTGTTTTAAGATTTGATACtgaattaataatgataataatatttgtcacttttgaattaatttctaaattcagtttaaataaaggttaaatagttttcaagatgtttttgcttaaaaaaataatacatatattcaaATGTGGGGACATATTGGTTTATTagtgaaagtaaaaatttgtcaaatctGGATCTTcaacttcatatttaataaaatcgatgttGTTTATCTCACAAATGGTCCCTACCAAAAATTCATATTTCCTATAAaagcagaaaatttttttgttaaggaCATCATTCAATCGTCTTCAATTCATCTATCTCCTCTCATACCATGAAGACATTCGTGGTAGGTTTATagagaattcaaatttttttatattgtttgataataattgttaactttttgtttattttcacaggCTGTATTTGCTATTTTGGCAGTAGCTGCTGCATCTCAAACAGCTAAGAAACATGACAAACGGGGTTTACTCAATGGTGGAGCAGACTCCTACGCATTAGCTGGAAGTGCAGCTAGCTTGGGTGCCGCTAGCAATACAATAATTGAAGGAAATTCACTTGCTAGTGCAAACGGTTTCATTCCCAGCGCCGGACCTATTGGTCTAGGTGGGGGTAATATTGCACTTTCAAGTGGTAACATCGAATTGGGAGGAGCATCATATGCTTTAAATGGAGCATCACTTGGATTAGGTGCTGGATCTGCTGGATTAGCAGCTGGAGCTGCTGGATTATCTGCCGGAAATGGTATTATCAGTAGTAATACAGTTCCTGGAAGAACAACATACTCGCAAAGTGCTCAATCAGTTCGTATCAACCAACCGTATCCAGTTCAAGTAACCGTTAACCGCAAAGTACCATACCCAGTACCTCAACCATACGAAGTTGCTGTTCCACGTCCAGTTCCCGTAGAAGTACCACAACCAGTACGCGTTCAAGTCAATAAACCAGTACCAGTACAAGTCAACCAACATGTTCCAGTCGGTGTACCAACCCCAGTCCGCGTCCGTGTTCCAAGACCATACCCAGTACCAGTTGACCGTCCATACCCAGTAGAAGTACCACAACCAGTTGGAGTACGTGTACCACAACCATACGTCGTAAATGTTCCACAAGCGGTTGTTGCACCACCAACAAACACAATTATTGCTCCACTTAATGGTGGTTCTATTAACGGTTTAGCACTTAACGGTGCATCTGGCTTAGCAATCAATGGTGCATCTGGATTAGCACTTAATGGTGCATCAGCTGCTGGATTAGCATATGGTGGTTCATATGCTCTTGGTGGTGCTTCTGGTTTATCACTTAACGGTGGTAGAATTATTCTTAACGGTGGACAAGGATTATCAGGATTATCACTTTCTGGATCAAATGGATTATTAATTGGTTCATCCGGATTATCATCATCAGGATTATCAGGCCTATCTCTTTCAAATGGAGCTTCATCTGGTGCACTCTTAAGCAGTGGTGGCTATGGTGCTTCCTATGGTAGTTCATATGGTGGTTCATATGGTGGTTCATATGGATCATCAATTCCATTGGGTTTAATTTCATCAGGAGGAATCTCTGGAGGTAGTTTGGCATTAAGTAGTGCCCATTCTTCATTGAGTTCATCCGGCCACAACCACCATCACCACCATTAAAAAATAGTGCCTAgtctgttttgtattttttatatttaaatagttgTTAAAATATCTGttactttgttattttttatatattttttttaaaaagaatcaaCGAATAAATTTTGACTACATATCTGAgacattttttcttcaaattttaaaaaataaataacaatttttaaagctaaattattgttgaaaatattttgtgatatcTCTTGGATAATGTAAAAACAATACCTACAGTCGCCGTTGTATAAACgaaaactgttaaaaaactgaaagtgtgtatttaataaagtttaacagttaaatgaataaataatctcataattaccaaaaaaaaacctaaaattcgGTCTTTCGACCGAACAACTTCATGTGAAAgctataaaaacagtttttctaaGTTTAATGCCAATATCTTTCATCAAGAGCCTTATTGGTTTCGAGATTTGTAGTTgtatctaaatttttaattcccctcttttatgtttatattgtgaaaatttctttacaatTATCGATAGCTTAaggttgttaaaaataaaacgacttatttttttgtatatgcgTATGAGAAGCAAATAAAAAGAGAAGCTCtgaaaagaacatttttttttttaaatacactctGGACTTTTTAAACGATCTTTCTATGTTGTATTCAAAAGAGAacctatattttatttgtgcATGTCCATTATCCTATATTCGACTGATAGAAGCATATGTTGTACCTACACTTGGgaacaactttaaaaaagttttcaaaattcaatatatatttcaaaatatttcattgactAATTActtgacaaataaaatttaagtaagtatatatataaaatatttatttttaggctACATGTTGTAGGCGACGTGTAAGTGGAAAATTTCTTAATCCGAAACTGACTCAAAGCTAGATTAAATTTAGAATCCAAGTGGTTTTCAATGCATTTATTATCTATCGGCCAAACCCATCATACAACGAGGCgagtaaataaaatacatatttgataATAGGAAGGCTTAGAATAGACTTtacttttgataatattatttttaatattattaatattattataagtttttgaatttctatattttttatttgaactagCTTTAGCCTATAAGAACCGTAAAAACAAAGTAAGCATATACATATAACGGTTATAAATGTTTCTTCAAAAATTCActagtaaaaaaatacaaattttgaaagtgtttcgtatttgaattttgaatttctattttacaacaaaattatgtaaatcacaaaatttcaaatttattatattttcattaatacaCGATACTCAACTAATAAATTTGTGTCAAAGTTGCCCACATTAGACTGTTTTAGTGAAATGAATTTCACCAgctaagaatataaataaaaattatcacaaaactagatacaaaaatatctagtttttgtgttttaatatttcaagttatataaaatttttagtctcTGTTTGTTTATTGTCATCGTGAAATCATCTATATGATGTATTTAACATTCACATTGTGATATAGACATTGTTGTCAATAAatagtaaacaatttttgaagtaaatgaTATATGATAAATCCTACTATTTTAAGTAACTTTAAcaataaacaagaaaatacaaacatttgaatgagttaattgttgaaataccatgtatagacagtgatgattacTCTATTGCATTACacaacatacatgtcacacacatataactgatatacccatataatactacaatttgcgcataatatgcgctctcacgggtaaacaggtcatgtttacgaaaaaaaggtttcaagCAATTATAAGgaactaataattattacatttaaaatgttgtactatctctaacggtttacaaaatgggtccaacggacccaagacccaattgacctatgttgctcatttacaaactcgacctcgtttttgagttatcgtgatgacagacggacagacgacaggcagacagacagacagacaaccagaa from Chrysoperla carnea chromosome 2, inChrCarn1.1, whole genome shotgun sequence includes these protein-coding regions:
- the LOC123294069 gene encoding skin secretory protein xP2-like → MKTFVAVFAILAVAAASQTAKKHDKRGLLNGGADSYALAGSAASLGAASNTIIEGNSLASANGFIPSAGPIGLGGGNIALSSGNIELGGASYALNGASLGLGAGSAGLAAGAAGLSAGNGIISSNTVPGRTTYSQSAQSVRINQPYPVQVTVNRKVPYPVPQPYEVAVPRPVPVEVPQPVRVQVNKPVPVQVNQHVPVGVPTPVRVRVPRPYPVPVDRPYPVEVPQPVGVRVPQPYVVNVPQAVVAPPTNTIIAPLNGGSINGLALNGASGLAINGASGLALNGASAAGLAYGGSYALGGASGLSLNGGRIILNGGQGLSGLSLSGSNGLLIGSSGLSSSGLSGLSLSNGASSGALLSSGGYGASYGSSYGGSYGGSYGSSIPLGLISSGGISGGSLALSSAHSSLSSSGHNHHHHH